One Arachis hypogaea cultivar Tifrunner chromosome 18, arahy.Tifrunner.gnm2.J5K5, whole genome shotgun sequence genomic window, TATGTAACTTATAAGGTATGTAAGTGGTTTGTATATTTCTCTCGTTGACTTTGAAGGTAAGAGCTTTGACTTCTACATAACCATTCTTGGTTCACTCTTGTTGCCTTGTCTATTACGCTTGAAAAACATTATGTTAAAACTTATTGTGAAAAGAGAAATGGTTGAGAGCCATTAGAATGTATTGATTTTAGCccttatttttagttattaactctATTTTGGTTAGTTTAgtaatttaacaatatatttttaatttatatttttaaatattaatggctAACTATAATGCATGGATACTTACACTAATAAAGGATATTATATGATACTAGATACACGAACacacaaatttaaaattcttataagaCATAGAAATTcggtatatatattaaatataaaatattttttagataaattataatgatattttaatattttattgatattaaaatataaattaatttttaaattatttttaatatttttaattatataaagtatttaaatttttttgttttaaaaattaataatatatactatttctaaaattattttaagaataaGGTTGAACACGTccacacgtgatggtatttaggtatgTCCAAAAGtgtctgaaaatgaattttttttaaacataattaaacacagAAACACTCGTCCGAGACGAGTGTCGATCATTGTTGTGTCCGAAATGTGTAGAATAGATGGCTAACTACCgacgaaaaacaataaatactgCTTTTCCTCTAGAGATTCCTCATGCATGCTTAATTTTCTGTAAGTATTGGTCTTTACCAGAAAAGTTAGTTAAAACTAACACTGTTGATTTTTCACAAGATCTTAAATGGATTCCTATCGGTATATTTCATATGTTTGATCATTTTAAACTCATGAAGTCCTAAAATTATGACATTTTTCTGCTAAAAATATTGTAACTAACGTTAATCACTTCATACTACGCCAGCATATAggtaaaaagaaaatagaaaaaaaatatataaaaggccAATGATCATGCCATTTTCCATAGAATATTTTGTTACACACGTTGTAATTGAGTGTTGATTCCTAACGAGCTTCTAAATCTGAGATACTTAACTCATTAACAGAAGGTGCATCATTTATACATGAAGAAGAATATTCCTGACATGAATACTTTCCAACAAAAAGAGCTGGTTCTTTTGGAAGAGGCAACTGAATTTCACTACCTAACATCATAACCACAAATGATATGGTTGGTCTATCATGTGGATTTTGTTGCACGCACAAAAGACCAATTTGGATGCATCGCAATGCTTCAGAAATATTGCAATAGTCTATCATATATTCATCAATCAATTCTAAGGGCCTCCCTTCTGTCCAGAAATTCCATGCCTATAACATACCAAATTATGAATCATTCATGGTAATGTAAGTAATTATGTATGAATAGATCAGAAATAGAATTGGAATGTCACTTACATATTCAATAAGGTTTGTACCGTCTTTCTGGCGATgatttcctttatttttctttccagTTATTATCTCTAGCAATAGAATACCAAAACTATAGACATCTGATTTTACCGAAAAGTTTCCATCTAATGCATATTCTGGTGCCATATATCCACTAATAAACAATATAAtaataaacattattagtgaCAAGTCTAgaatggtataattgaaattaagaaTTGTTTAGGAGTCTTACTAAGTTCCAACAACGCGCGAAGTTTTTGAGGTTTGGTCCACCTCTAAAATTCTAGCCAAGCCGAAGTCTGATATCTTAGGATTCATCTCACTATCCAACAATATGTTGCTCGTCTTAAGATCTCTATGAATAATTATGAGTCTTGAATCTTGATGAAGATAAAGAAGACCCTTAGCGATTCCGCAAATGATGTGAAATCGCTTAGACCAATCCATCAGCATCCGTTGGGTTTGATCTGATATGTCGTTCATACAAGTTAATATTTACACGTGCAAGACTGGAAGACTAAACATGGATTTGAAGACTAAATTCCTTACCAAATATGAACAAATCTAAGCTTTTGTTAGGCATATATTCATATATAAGCAATTTCTCTTGGTCTTGAATGCAAGATCCATAAAGCTTTACAAGATTACGGTGTTGAAGTTTAGCTATTAACGCAACTTCAGTCTTAAATTCCTTGACACCTTGTTTGGAGCCTCTAGAAAGTCTCTTGACAGCAATTTCTTCTCCATTTTCCAATGTTCCCTACAATTTATCACTTGAAAATATTGTAACAAGCAAAAATTTCCTTCTTCAATGcttcttaaattaatttgtaaTCTATATTACCTTGTATACTGGTCCAAAACCTCCTTCTCCAAGCTTATTGTTGATTGAAAAGTTGTCAGTAGCACTAACTATACTAGATAGGTCAAACAAAGGAAGCTCCAAATCCTCTTCCTGTTCTTCCTTTAAATGATCTGCTACTGATGCGCACTCTGCATTATTTTCTTAGGTTAATCATACTAACATAATTCAAGTTTTCTATGCTTCTCAAATCTCAAAATATAAGAGCCTTACTTTTCATTGTTGCACTCCTTCCTCTTATGAATATGAAATAAAGAACTAACAGTAATCCACTTAATATTGTAATAGTGCCCCCAACTGCAAATCCTATCTTCATCCTGTCTCCATTGTTTGtatcttcatttttttaaaaatcacatgTACAACAACACAAACGTTTAGGTGAATTTGAAGGCAGTGACAGTAAAAGGAGAATTTAAATCATTTGATACATTTTAAGACAAACAAAATGAATGAATATTAGAGCAAGAATTCAAAACCAAATAAACATAGATCATACCTAATTCTGAAGCTGGCACTCTAACATATAGGTCTTGCCCTGCATTTGGTTGAACCCTCAAGTCATTAAGATCACCAAACCACAAAGCACAGCCATTGCCTTCTCCTCGAATATCCGAATTCGTATAAGCCATACAAGAACAATTCCTCAAGCATGTATCTCTGCACTCCTCCAAGTTCTTGCTCTGATTCAAGTACCAACAATTCTCAGTATCAGGCACTTTCATCTTCCCATACTTAATAAATCCATCGCTTTCGCAATTCAGTGGCTTGTCGCGCAAGCAACCTCCTTGGTAGTTCATTGCCTTCCAATCTCTTGATGACTTAGGCCTAAACCCTCTCAAACAATCACAAGCATATGGTAACTTGCTAACATCACAATTACCATTAGGACCACAAGCACCATAATCATCACAAAAATCTCTTGGTAACAAGCCATAAACATTCCACTCTCGTGCCGCCTCGTCCCACGCCAAATGCAGGAGCTTATAACTGCTCTGGTTCAGAACCATCCTAGCTTTGACAGAGCTATTCACAAGGCTAAACATGAAGTAGACTTGTTCGTCATCGGCAAAGTACTTGAACTCGAAAACCGGACTAGGCCTTATGGTAGGTCTGCCAGTGTAGTCAATTCCATTCCAAGAACCTCTGTTGTACTGCTTCATTGATCCTACTCTCTGCATCTGTTGAGGCCAATTGGTAACATCCATTCCCCAAGACAAATTTCCAATTGAAGGATCATACTCGTTCTTCCACGCGGTTACTCGCCTATCGAACTCAGTCCTTAAATCCTTGCCAAGCTTCATCCCTGGCAAGAGTGTATCACAAGGGTAATCAAAACTCTGCCATAGATAATTCTCTtcattttcatcatttttttctctCAGAACAAGGTTTCCAGAATCCAATAGCTGAAGAACCATATTTCGAGCTCTTCTAGAAGGAGTTATAGACCATAGAACAGAGTAATTCTGATGGAGGATAAGTGTGTCATTATTATTCTGTGTTTTGTTTATCATCAAGACTGCAGGTATTTCTTTTGTGACTGGTTTTTCTCGGTTTGCGAGCCATACAACGGTTTGAACCGGTATCTTGTTGTACCAAATCCCAAGATAACGGTTGctagagttttggggaagagtgaagAAACCCAATTGGAAGTTTTCATTCTTGGAAACCAATGTTTGGTTTTCAGTGAGAGACTGTGACTGAGTTATGGTATCAGTTGCTGAAacaatttttgacaaaaaaaagagaaggtaGAAACTTATTAGTGCCATGTCTTAATAGTAGCATTGGATCTTGAAACAAAACTCAAATATTTGGTATTAAAATTAACAGTAATGTTTTCTAGTTCTACTTATTTTCTAGAACTGTGTTCAATCATAATAAACGAGTTCACATTCTTGGATGGCTATATTTTGTGCAATTGTCAACTGAGAAGTCAAAGATTGCAATGAATGCACGTTACATCGAAGACTTTATGATGCTAAATATTCTTAGCTGTAGTGACAGAAACGTAAGATAATTTTCTTGTAATGCAATACGAAAACATCATCTCGATTTGAGGAATTCAATTAAGAGGATCAAGTGTTGAATTTTACCACTGATTATTAATGGGGAAATTCTACACTTGATGATTGAGAAGATTCATTCTTATCACACAGGATCAAGATATATGAATTAAGGTTATTGTGACTTTTGTTTTCCCACTTTATTGTATACcattaaatttaaatatctttattAGTAATCATGATTATTTACTATTGAGTAGATGTAGTTCTCTTGATGGAATaacatagtttttttttaatgcaagaaGCTCAACACAATACAGTGGAGCAGTCTaaatagaaacaaataaacaaacaaatacaATAACACAGTATCATCAAAAGAAGTCCCTTTGTCATCTCCGGTATTGCCATCAACAATTAAAGGGGTCCACACTATATTTCCACTCGTTTTAGCTCAACACTGTCATGTTAGTGATTTCTTCAACACCTTTGCTTTTATTCTGGAaaatccttctattcctctccaaCCATATATTCCAAACCACCGCACAGAAGTATCTCAATCGTTGCTTTCTATCCTCCCTTCTCTTTGGCCCCTCCGTCCAACTCAGAAAGTGTTCCCTCATTGTCCCTGGAATAGACCATTGTTGTTCAATCTTTGATAACCAAGCACTCCACACCTGCCAAGCAAATTCACAGCATAAAATCAAATGGGGCACAAGTTCCACATGTTTATTACATAGCACACAGACGTTATCTTCCTGGTTAATAATTCCTAGCCGGCTTAACCGTTCTTTTGTGTTCATCCGACCTACCAGGATAAACCATGCAAATGACTTTACTCTAGGCGGAACCAATCCTTTCCAGATGGTCTTTGTGAAGCTGTAGCTTGTCACCTCCGGGAGTGTCGCCTCCTGCAAAACCTGAACAAATGAGTTAGTTGAATAAACTCCTTGGCTATCATATTTCCATACTACCCTATCCTCTCTGTTAAGAACTAGTTGCACAGGTCTTAGTGCTTCATGTAATTGACCCAGTAGTCCCAACTCCCATTGAAAGAGTTCTCTCCTCTACTGGAAATTCCAAATCCAGTCTAGCCCATCCCAAAATTCATAGTCCCCGATAACAGACCCAcattggtttgaaacagagaaaagcCTGAAAAATCGGTCTTTTAAAGGCCCACCAAGCAGCCACGTATCCTCCCAAAACCGCGTACGCCGTCCATCACCAACATCCATAGACAGCCCTGTAACCATCTTACCCCTTATATGGTCATTGGTTATTTGTAGCTAGCAGATATCCTTCCACGGTCCTCCCCTGGTAGGTAGCACCTGGGTTGACAACAGCTCATGAGGATTCAGATCATAACAGGAACAAACCATCTTCTTCTATAACGGGCAATTCTCCTTCGCAaatcgccaccaccacttaaacaacatAGTCGTATTTCGAATCATAGCATCCCCAACCCCCAGTCCGCCTAGTTTTTTCGGGGACTGCACCACGTCCCATTTTACCAATGCCATCCCATTGCTGCCATCATCCTTACTCCACAAGAACCTTCTTTGCAATGAGATCAATTTCTCAGCAACAGTTTTTGGCATCTCAAACAGACTCAAACAATACACAGGCAGACTGTTTAATACTGATTTAATCAGCACCAACCTTCCACCTTTATTCAGGATTTTAGCCTTCCACAGACTTAGCTTCTCCTCCACTTTGTCTATTATAGGCTTCCAGGTCTTTACTAACCTCGGATTTGCACCTAAGGGAATACCCAGGTATTTAACTGGAAGGGACTCACCCTTACACCCCAACAGCTGGCACATATTCTGAGTCCACTGTTCTTCACAATTTATCGGAATCAAGCTCGATTTGTCAAAATTAATGCTGAGAcctgacatcaactcaaagcaccTCAATAGTCGCCTGTAATTCTTGATAGTGTCCGCCTCTGGTGGATAGAACAGAATTGTGTCATCCGCAAACTGAAGGTGGGATAACACTATACGATCTCTGCCAATCGCCAGAGGTGATATACGCCCATTCCTGACTGTCTCCCCACCAATCGATGTAAAACGTCCACAACCAGTACaaataaaaacagagaaagcggATCACCTTGTCTCAGACCTCTTTCCATCTTGAATGGCTTAGATGGCGACCCATTTATCAAGACCGACATAGAAGCTGTGGAGACACACTCCATCACCCACGCTCTCCATCTATTGCCAAACCTCATCTTTTGCAGCACTATGTCCACAAAACTCCACCTGACTCTGTCATATGCCTTTTGGAAATCTATCTTGATTATTGCCGCCTCCTTTTTCCTCATTTTGAGCCAGTTTACCGTTTCACATGCAATGAGCGCCCCGTCATGGATTTTTCTGCCCCTTACAAATGCACTATGGGTTTCCCCTACCAAAGCTGGCATCACAAGTCTCATCCTCCGAACCATAACCTTGGAGATAACCTTGTAAACGCATCCAACCATGCTGATGGGTCGCAGATCTTTAATCTCTTTAGCTCCAATGAACTTCGGTGCCAGCGCCACCCAAGTGATGTTAGAGTCTGTCGGCAGCCTTGACGTCTGAAAGAACCCCATCACTGCAGCCGTGAATTCAGGCCCAATCTCACCCCAACACCTCTTGACAAAATTCATGTTGTACCCATCGCATCCTGGTGCCTTAGAGGACTCACAATCCCACACAGCTTCTCTGATCTCCTCAGCTGTCGGCATCGCCTCTAGAGTTACAGAATCTTCATGCTCTATCCTATTTACCAGACCATCTCTGAAGCTTATCATAGGCGACTTATCCTGGTGATATAGCTCCTTGTAGTAATCCTTAATAGCAATCTTTATTCTAGCTTGGTTCCTTACCAGCCTACCGTTGATTAATAATGTATCGATCCTGTTATTTTGCCGTCTCGATGACGCTAAGTTGTGGAAGTATCTTGTATTTTTGTTCATCTCTTTTGCTTGCCGAGACCGGGACATCTGTTTCCAATGGACTTCTTTCCTGACATACCACCTCTCACAGCAGGTAATCAGCGCCTTTCTTCTAGTCTCCATCGTTCCATCATACACCCCATTGCTTACCAAGTCATCAGTCTTCTTAATTTCTTCCTCAAACCTCGTAATCTTCTTGTCCATATCCCCAAAATTAGTCTTATGCCAATTCCCTAGTGGGATCGTCAGCGCCTTCAATTTGTCTATGAATTGCATCTCCCCCAATCCTCTCCACTCCTCCTTCACAAAGCTAAGAAAACCCTCATGTGTAAACCATGAATCTAGGCTTCGGAACAGCCTTGGCCCTACCTTCAGCCTCGTGTGCTCCAAGATCACTGGACAGTGATCTAATAAACCCCTTGGTCCACCGCATATCCTAGTCTCAGGGAACTTTTTCAACCAATCCACGCTAACCAGAGCTCTGTTTATCCGACTGCACGAGCGTCCCCTAAACCATGTGAACTTGCGATCTGTTAGCGGGAGATCCACTAGATGCATATCCTGTATCCAACTTCTGAACTCTTCTGCCGACCTAGGTAGAACATCAGTACCTTGCCTTTCTTCCACATGTATTATTTCATTAAAATCTCCCATGTAGCAGCTAGGAACCTGACATAACCCAGCCATATAACTCAGCTCTTCCCACACTTGAAGCTTCTCATCCCTATTATGTGCACcatagaccaagaaaatagcacaattgtaattattttttaccaGGACCCCTTCCACACACAACCATCTCTCTCCCTTATAacagttatttttttaaacaccGATTCATCCCATATCAACAATAGTCCACCTACTGCCCCATCCGAGCCTACAAAGTCCCAACCTGCACCATCTTACCCCCAAAGTCTTACAACATTAAATTTGGTCACAACCTGTTTTTTAGTCTCAATCAAACCCAGCATATCTAATCTATGTTTTTTCTTTAACTCCTTCACCATTCTTACTTTGACATCACCCCGTAATCCCCTAACATTCCAAGAGCtaaatatcatttaaaattttctttacaCACCTGTTTTTATGTTTAGGCCTGCAACGTTTCAGCTTTTCCTTCTGCTTTGCCAATTTCCTTTTGcgttcaatttcttcgttctgcGATTGGAGTATTACCATAATGTCATCTTCCTCGTCGACTAGCAGAACGCCCGACTCCTTTGCCAACTCCCATGTCCTTCGATTCTCCATCATCTGTTCATTCAGCGTTAAGCTCTGTGTGTCACCCTTCGCCGCATTCCCACCTTCCTCATCCCCAGACTCATTCCCTCCATAGCGCTCCTCATCCTGCCTGGAATCCTTCCCCATAGCACCTTGAGAATGAATCAGGCCTCCACTGTCCAGGCTCACAACCGGACAGGCATGCGGTGTCTCAGCCACGGTCGAATCCGCTTTCATACCTTTGGGGCTATGACTAGCCCTCATATCCTCTCCCGCCGCACCCACGCTTTTGAAATCGACGGTCTGAAATTGCCCCGCCCGCATCGGTCCCGTCGCGCCGTCCACCGCAGCTGATGAGCCCCCTCCAAGACTCCCCGTCCCACCAATAAACGCTGAGGCAGAGACATTCCCAGCAGCCCCAACAAGACCACTTTCGCGAGTTCGCGTGTGTGGTTCGCCGTCCTGGCGGCGTCGGCTTCCTTCATCTGCATATCGGCGAGCTTCCACCCGGCCAGTCCCATCAGGCGCAGCGTCCTCATCACCGAGACGAGCATCATCGTTGTTTTGATGGTTGCGCTCCTCTTCAACTCTGCGGGTCAGCGACCCGCGTCTAGCCCGACCCGGTCTCTCCAGAAGCCCACTATCCCCATCGTTAACCGCATATGAGTCTGGGCCCAGCAGGAATTGGTTTTCTTCTTCCATGTTATTATTTTTGCTGGCCCAATATAGGTTTTGGCAAGCCTGTTTTTGTTTCTCCTTATTGCCTCCCCCATTTGGCCCATTATAATCATAAGATAATGTCATTTCTGAGTCAGCCGTATCACTCATAACCGTCCCTCCCCCTAAATCAACCAGCCCTTGATTCTCGCCTTTGGCTAAGTGATCTGTTCCAAAATTCAAATGATTTTGATAATTACTATCATTAAACCATTTATTCAAATTTGTTATTGGAGTTACCACCCTACCCTTGTCTCCTTCCTCTTTCCGGTGAACCTGTATGATCATGTCCTCGTCGTGAGCGAACTCATTTGCTGGTGCTGCTTGAAGCCCCTGCACCATATCCACTCCTACGCTTGTGACTATGTTACAGTTTTTGTTTCCACCGGTTATGATGACTTCCTTATCCAGTTTCTCTGTACACTTCAGGCTGCACCCCTCATGTCCAACTTCTTTTACCAACACATCAAAGCCTTCCGAACCCACTGTTATATGGATCCATTTTTGAATTGTGTCCATTATACACGTATCAATCTGAATGCGACCTACCGTAAAAGAATTGCACAATTTTGTCTCTCTATCATAACTAACTACTTCCCCCCACTGGCCTCCTATCGTGGTGAAGGTTTCCGCAGACCATGCATGTAACGGAACCCCAAAACATTCAAGCCACACCCTATGCGTTTCAGTATGTTCCGACTCCTCCCATCGCCATACACTGTGTAATAAGCATAGGAGGCAATTCATGTTTAAGGTGTACGCTTCTTCAGCATGTATAGCGCTATCAAAAGTCAGCAAAGCTTTATACGCTCCCATTTCCCTAACCTGGACGACATTAGGCAGATTCTTTGCCACAACTTCCTTCAGGGATTCCAAATTAAAAGGTTTCGTCGTACCCCCAACAAGACTTCGCTGCAGTCATTCTAAATTTTTCTTTGCCACTTCAACTTCCACCTTCTTCGTCCAACCATTGCCATGTGGGTCCTTTCCATCCTTCTCCGCTCTTGAAGCATGCCCATCTGGCACAGCATCAATCGGCACTACCTCTTTATGCGTCTTCTGAGCGGTGTGTTGTTGCAAGTTAGCTCCTTCTGGTCCTATCGGTTTGTGTGCTGGTTCCGCCTTTCTTCTGTATCTAGCCTCTCCGACAAATATATTCTTCCCTCTCAGTCTCAGTGGATTCATTTCCGCTATAGCTTTCAACGCCCCTCCTTTCGTCGTATAGCGAATGAAAGCAAACATGTATATGTTTCCATTCCTCTGTTTTCGGGATAAGTATATGTCATTGATGCGTCCTGTCCAATTGAACAGATGAAATAACTCTCTCTTCAATATGTCTGTAGGGAGGTTGCTCACAAATACCGAGTAGGACTCGTACTCAAGCCGTCGAtactcttctctgtttcaaacttTGGAGTCATTGCCATAATTCCTAGATCTACCCCTCTCTATGTTTCCCACCCACCCGCTCTCgctctctctctcgctctctctcgCTCTCTCATTCTTCTACCATATTTTGTACGTAACGTTTAATAATTTGGGAATAACATAGTTCTCTCCATGAACTTCATAATTTCCTAGTGAAGAAACATATGTAATTATGTATATAGACACAATTGTTGAATTATTTTTTCCAATCATTGCATTTAGCGTTTTAAAATTGACTGTAAGAAACGAGAATTTTGGATAGCTACTATGTGGTTCACATTTTTCCTGGTCATGGAATTTCAGCTTCTTCTTCCTGgtgataatatttaataaaaatgatattgAAAATTCTAATTCATCCTTTTTAATTATTTGGTTAATTTGTAAAcgctttttttaaattaaaaaaaaaaacgtaaaagGAGGTTAAGATTTCTTTTAACCAAAATAGTAGTtcaattatttatctaatatacATAAAATATACAAGTATGCTATGTgcacgtaaaaaaaaattaagtacttGTTTGGGCGTcattgttttaataaaaaaaatattgaaaaaagatattttttttaattttttagcgtATTTAGCAAAtttttattagtaaaaataaaagcactagaaaaataaaaaaaacatcttttttgagaagttgtaatttacatcttttttttaaaagatcttttctcttaaaaaaaatatgttttttcatgtaataaataaacaaaaaagtacttttatattgttatacccaaacataattgatagataaaaatttttttttgcatgagataaccaaacataaaattacttttacttttccataagatcttttagaaaaaaataactcgaaaaaagatattttcttaaaaactcacccaaacaagctctAACTATTAGATCAGTTATTTGTATAGAattcatatttaaatataaaatgtaaattaaaaatgagttaaataatatatataaatatataaatatataataactaattgaaTAACTTATTTTTGTGTGTCTATGGTATAGGTTTAAAAAGTAATGCTTTGAAATGATTCTAAGTACTCTTGCAATTTAGATCTATCTCTATACCGACTAGAAAATGCACCAAAAATTTTTccaaaggaggaggaagaagtTATTCATCATTTTTCATCTGTTGAGGAATtaagattttttgtttttttttttttggggggggggggggactcTAGCTAGCAGCCAATATTGACTTGAGCAatgcttcttcattaattttCCCTTTCCAAagtctttgatattttggaaaaTTTGCATGTGTAAATATATTCAACCTAACTAATGATAACAtgtggaaaaaaaagaaaaatacaacatTAATCCGTGAACAACTAAACTGCAAACatatcaaatatgcattcctttgTCGCAGGGAACATTTCTT contains:
- the LOC112772620 gene encoding G-type lectin S-receptor-like serine/threonine-protein kinase At4g27290; translation: MALISFYLLFFLSKIVSATDTITQSQSLTENQTLVSKNENFQLGFFTLPQNSSNRYLGIWYNKIPVQTVVWLANREKPVTKEIPAVLMINKTQNNNDTLILHQNYSVLWSITPSRRARNMVLQLLDSGNLVLREKNDENEENYLWQSFDYPCDTLLPGMKLGKDLRTEFDRRVTAWKNEYDPSIGNLSWGMDVTNWPQQMQRVGSMKQYNRGSWNGIDYTGRPTIRPSPVFEFKYFADDEQVYFMFSLVNSSVKARMVLNQSSYKLLHLAWDEAAREWNVYGLLPRDFCDDYGACGPNGNCDVSKLPYACDCLRGFRPKSSRDWKAMNYQGGCLRDKPLNCESDGFIKYGKMKVPDTENCWYLNQSKNLEECRDTCLRNCSCMAYTNSDIRGEGNGCALWFGDLNDLRVQPNAGQDLYVRVPASELDTNNGDRMKIGFAVGGTITILSGLLLVLYFIFIRGRSATMKKCASVADHLKEEQEEDLELPLFDLSSIVSATDNFSINNKLGEGGFGPVYKGTLENGEEIAVKRLSRGSKQGVKEFKTEVALIAKLQHRNLVKLYGSCIQDQEKLLIYEYMPNKSLDLFIFDQTQRMLMDWSKRFHIICGIAKGLLYLHQDSRLIIIHRDLKTSNILLDSEMNPKISDFGLARILEVDQTSKTSRVVGTYGYMAPEYALDGNFSVKSDVYSFGILLLEIITGKKNKGNHRQKDGTNLIEYAWNFWTEGRPLELIDEYMIDYCNISEALRCIQIGLLCVQQNPHDRPTISFVVMMLGSEIQLPLPKEPALFVGKYSCQEYSSSCINDAPSVNELSISDLEAR